Proteins encoded by one window of Monoglobus pectinilyticus:
- the tsaB gene encoding tRNA (adenosine(37)-N6)-threonylcarbamoyltransferase complex dimerization subunit type 1 TsaB, with protein sequence MLVLGIDTCCMPATSAVYDGEKLVGEAIVNCGKTHSQKIMPQIEALLNSLELKPADIDCFAVAAGPGSFTGVRIGTATIKAMAHAAGKPCAAVSTLEALANNVPYFDGIICPILDARRNQVYTAEFLGDGTLTRVCEDKAVSLESLLDELKNLKKKVLFLGDGVLVYREEILEYLGDNAKFAKGNNNLNMAGSVAELGYEAALSGDTISYAELAPNYIRLSQAERERLERKTETKEI encoded by the coding sequence ATGTTAGTGTTAGGGATAGACACATGTTGTATGCCGGCGACGTCTGCAGTGTATGACGGAGAAAAATTGGTTGGAGAAGCTATAGTTAACTGCGGTAAAACCCACTCGCAAAAAATAATGCCTCAAATAGAAGCTTTGCTCAATTCGCTGGAACTAAAACCTGCAGATATAGATTGTTTTGCTGTTGCGGCAGGTCCCGGTTCTTTTACAGGTGTCAGAATAGGAACGGCAACGATAAAAGCGATGGCGCATGCTGCGGGAAAACCGTGCGCAGCGGTTTCAACGCTTGAAGCGCTGGCCAATAACGTTCCATACTTTGACGGGATAATTTGCCCGATTTTGGATGCCAGGAGAAATCAGGTATATACTGCTGAATTTTTAGGAGACGGTACTCTAACGCGTGTTTGCGAAGATAAAGCCGTTAGTTTAGAATCTCTTTTGGACGAGCTGAAAAATTTGAAAAAAAAGGTTTTGTTTTTAGGAGACGGGGTTTTGGTTTATAGAGAAGAAATTTTAGAATATTTAGGAGATAATGCAAAATTTGCAAAGGGAAACAACAATCTCAATATGGCCGGCTCTGTAGCGGAATTAGGGTATGAGGCGGCGCTTTCGGGAGATACAATAAGTTATGCGGAACTCGCGCCGAATTATATAAGGCTTTCGCAAGCTGAGCGTGAACGTTTGGAGAGAAAAACCGAAACAAAAGAAATTTAA
- a CDS encoding pectate lyase family protein produces MKTNLKRRLCLIISLVFLLSAVSFSAAANQTTVSLIHSEGWLETAYVTWNEYSGADGYNVYCKQAGGEYFKLDDELVRTYPGYFRADALGLPEGEYILKVVPVKNGAEITDASAETGALSVMKHAREGFAFSKNSPYGTSSGAYNDDGTLREDADVIYVTNGNKDTVTINGDESLGVGLYNILAYRESKKIKTTLCIRLIGRVDEPALTDNHTVRFINTGNITLEGVGDDALIYGWIITLKRSSNFEMRNFGMMYGGEGTTGSAVVLDTDNKNFWAHNCDFFYGAPGKDADQIKGDGAIDIKSRSDYVTVAYNHMWDLGKTCVSGGPWENSNMYTDEAKIYATYHHNWFDHTDSRHPRCVVGSNHVYNNYYDGNALYGIGAAMKTSVFSENNYYRNCQRPMIIASQGSDCYNSETGTYNDKGTLSGQMGGMIKSYGDVIVGAKRFYTYQNTPDVGEFDAYIANSRDEVVPETVTAKKGDEVGKGTYNNFDTDPSIMYEYSVDTAEEAVEKVKKYAGRVNGGDFKWTFDNAAEDTNHEIIPELLEAIKSYKSKLVAVAGGAVPVEPPYVTPTSEPTKDPDATSAPTAKPPGDITKIPTGVTSYAKDWFGGQSMSAGDISNDGYVGCYKGSGNSYKTNKFTAGDVSITRGYQTKQVDSRSFYCIPESECLVTVYFYSNGSNYLGLYTTDLSTPAATFTPEAGGDCSFTYHFTEVGSPLYIAGPVGDINLAGISVAEAGGNPTESPEPTSTPFEYQINSAEYVNGNLEVEIKYNKTESSENASLIAAEYNKYGILIGFKTADVSGNGKFVINGLQETAENKVVLYIWNSSDNITPLSDSYEVK; encoded by the coding sequence ATGAAAACTAATTTGAAAAGAAGATTGTGTTTAATTATTTCTCTGGTATTTTTACTGAGTGCAGTAAGTTTTTCAGCTGCAGCGAATCAAACCACTGTGTCTTTAATTCACAGTGAGGGCTGGCTTGAAACAGCATATGTGACTTGGAATGAATATTCGGGTGCTGATGGTTACAATGTTTACTGCAAACAAGCCGGAGGGGAATATTTTAAGCTGGATGATGAATTGGTTAGAACATATCCGGGATATTTCAGGGCGGACGCTTTGGGACTGCCTGAGGGTGAATATATTCTAAAAGTGGTTCCGGTAAAAAACGGCGCTGAGATAACTGATGCATCAGCCGAAACAGGAGCGCTGTCCGTGATGAAACATGCACGCGAGGGTTTTGCTTTTTCTAAAAATTCTCCATACGGAACATCAAGCGGCGCGTATAATGATGACGGCACACTTAGAGAAGACGCAGATGTTATCTATGTTACAAACGGGAATAAAGATACCGTTACAATAAACGGCGATGAATCGTTGGGAGTTGGTCTTTATAATATTTTGGCTTATAGAGAGTCAAAGAAGATAAAGACAACTTTGTGCATAAGACTTATCGGCCGTGTTGATGAACCGGCGTTAACAGATAATCATACAGTGAGGTTTATCAACACCGGAAATATAACTTTGGAAGGTGTTGGCGACGACGCGCTAATATATGGCTGGATTATCACACTAAAAAGAAGCAGCAATTTTGAGATGAGAAATTTCGGAATGATGTACGGCGGTGAAGGAACCACAGGTTCGGCTGTTGTTCTTGATACTGATAATAAAAACTTTTGGGCGCACAACTGTGACTTTTTCTACGGTGCGCCGGGCAAGGACGCTGACCAAATTAAAGGCGACGGAGCTATAGATATTAAGTCAAGGTCAGATTATGTGACTGTTGCGTATAACCATATGTGGGATTTGGGCAAGACTTGTGTCTCGGGCGGTCCGTGGGAAAACAGCAATATGTATACTGATGAAGCCAAGATTTATGCTACATATCATCATAACTGGTTTGATCATACAGACTCAAGGCATCCGAGATGCGTAGTTGGCAGTAACCATGTATATAACAATTATTATGATGGCAATGCACTTTATGGAATCGGTGCGGCAATGAAAACATCGGTATTTTCAGAAAATAATTATTATAGAAATTGTCAAAGACCAATGATAATAGCGTCTCAAGGCAGCGACTGTTACAACTCTGAAACAGGAACATATAATGATAAGGGAACTCTTTCAGGCCAAATGGGCGGTATGATAAAATCCTACGGGGACGTAATTGTTGGAGCAAAAAGGTTTTATACATATCAGAACACTCCTGACGTGGGAGAGTTTGACGCGTATATAGCAAACAGCCGTGATGAGGTTGTGCCGGAAACGGTAACAGCCAAAAAAGGCGATGAAGTAGGAAAAGGGACATATAATAATTTTGATACCGATCCCAGCATTATGTATGAGTACAGTGTAGATACCGCGGAAGAAGCTGTTGAAAAGGTAAAAAAATATGCGGGCAGAGTAAACGGCGGAGACTTTAAGTGGACCTTTGATAATGCGGCTGAGGATACGAACCACGAAATAATTCCTGAACTTTTGGAGGCTATAAAGTCATATAAGTCAAAACTCGTTGCTGTTGCAGGAGGCGCTGTTCCAGTAGAACCGCCTTATGTAACGCCTACATCTGAGCCCACCAAAGACCCGGATGCAACCTCGGCGCCAACGGCAAAACCTCCGGGAGATATAACAAAAATACCAACGGGCGTAACCAGTTATGCAAAGGATTGGTTCGGCGGACAGAGTATGTCTGCCGGTGATATATCAAATGATGGTTATGTCGGCTGCTATAAGGGATCCGGAAACAGTTATAAGACAAATAAGTTTACGGCAGGAGATGTATCAATAACAAGAGGATATCAAACTAAACAGGTAGATTCACGTTCATTTTATTGTATTCCTGAGAGCGAATGTTTGGTTACGGTGTATTTTTATTCAAACGGTTCTAATTATTTAGGGTTATATACTACTGATTTAAGCACACCGGCAGCTACTTTTACACCTGAGGCAGGAGGAGACTGTTCGTTCACCTATCATTTTACAGAAGTGGGATCGCCATTGTATATAGCCGGACCTGTCGGAGATATAAATTTGGCCGGCATTTCCGTTGCAGAAGCGGGCGGCAATCCGACTGAGAGCCCGGAACCGACATCAACTCCATTTGAATACCAAATAAACAGCGCCGAATATGTTAACGGGAATCTTGAAGTTGAGATAAAATATAATAAAACAGAGAGTTCGGAAAATGCAAGTTTAATCGCTGCTGAATACAATAAATACGGAATATTAATCGGCTTTAAAACAGCGGATGTTTCAGGCAACGGAAAATTTGTTATAAATGGATTGCAGGAGACAGCAGAAAATAAAGTTGTACTTTATATTTGGAATAGTTCTGATAATATTACACCGCTTTCAGACAGTTACGAAGTTAAATAA
- the rseP gene encoding RIP metalloprotease RseP: MSTFLTILAAIIIFGVIILIHELGHFITARIFGVTVNEFAIGMGPVIYKKQGKNTLYSIRAVPMGGFCAMEAEDEESDSPGAFTNKKPWKRIIVLAAGAAMNIIMGFIIVTIIVISSAASTGGITSTTIDTVESQSDAARFLQPGDKIVGINGTTVHIKRDISFELGQYSGEGECELKYKRDGKVYTEKFTPMQTTLEDGTPYYYVGFTVKQNSINPLSVLHEGFYQTIWMVKLVFVSLGMLLTGGASVTDLSGPVGVVSAMSTVAKTGLADFIFFAGFLAVNIGVMNLLPLPALDGGRILFVLIEMIFRKPIPRDKEGYVHFIGFLLLIGLMLFATWNDIVRLLSGFFG, translated from the coding sequence ATGTCAACGTTTTTAACAATTTTAGCGGCTATTATTATTTTTGGAGTAATTATTCTTATTCATGAGCTTGGACATTTTATAACAGCCCGTATTTTCGGTGTGACAGTAAACGAGTTTGCTATAGGTATGGGACCGGTTATTTATAAGAAACAGGGGAAAAATACCTTATATTCTATACGTGCAGTGCCGATGGGCGGATTTTGCGCCATGGAAGCAGAGGATGAGGAAAGCGACAGTCCGGGGGCCTTTACTAATAAAAAGCCGTGGAAGAGGATAATCGTTCTTGCTGCCGGAGCGGCTATGAATATTATTATGGGATTTATTATTGTAACAATTATAGTTATAAGTTCAGCGGCTTCAACAGGCGGAATAACCTCAACGACTATTGACACTGTTGAATCCCAAAGCGACGCCGCAAGGTTTTTGCAGCCAGGGGATAAAATAGTTGGCATTAACGGAACAACAGTTCATATAAAGAGAGATATTTCTTTTGAATTGGGTCAGTACAGCGGTGAGGGAGAATGCGAATTAAAATATAAACGTGACGGAAAAGTTTATACTGAAAAATTTACTCCTATGCAGACCACCTTAGAGGATGGAACTCCATATTATTATGTGGGATTTACCGTTAAGCAGAATTCCATAAATCCTCTGTCTGTTCTTCATGAAGGCTTTTATCAAACAATTTGGATGGTAAAACTTGTATTTGTATCGCTTGGTATGCTGCTGACCGGAGGCGCCAGCGTAACCGATTTATCCGGACCTGTCGGCGTGGTGTCTGCTATGAGCACTGTTGCAAAAACGGGATTGGCTGACTTTATTTTCTTTGCCGGTTTCCTTGCAGTAAATATCGGTGTTATGAATCTCCTTCCGCTGCCGGCGCTTGACGGCGGAAGAATTCTGTTTGTGCTTATTGAAATGATATTCAGGAAGCCGATACCCAGGGATAAGGAAGGATATGTTCATTTTATTGGATTTTTGCTTTTAATAGGACTAATGTTATTTGCAACTTGGAACGATATTGTGAGACTGCTGTCCGGATTTTTCGGGTAG
- the frr gene encoding ribosome recycling factor: MLDMKESENKMKKAVDALERNLSQIRAGRANPAILDRVTVEYYGAPTPLAQVGTVSVPEARMIVIQPWDASILGDIEKAINASDIGIHPNNDGKVIRLNFPPLDGERRKELVKEVSKRGEEAKVAVRGVRRDSIERFKKQKKAGEITEDGLLDLEDDIQKLTDRYIKLIDTIVKEKEDEILEV, translated from the coding sequence ATGTTAGATATGAAGGAATCCGAGAACAAAATGAAGAAAGCGGTTGACGCTTTAGAGAGAAATTTATCTCAAATTCGTGCAGGGCGTGCGAATCCTGCAATATTGGATAGGGTAACTGTTGAATATTATGGTGCTCCCACACCTTTGGCACAAGTCGGCACTGTTTCAGTTCCGGAAGCAAGAATGATTGTTATTCAGCCTTGGGACGCAAGTATTTTGGGTGACATTGAAAAAGCGATTAACGCGTCGGATATAGGAATTCATCCTAATAATGACGGAAAGGTTATTCGTTTGAACTTTCCTCCTCTTGATGGTGAAAGAAGAAAAGAGTTGGTTAAGGAAGTTTCAAAGCGCGGCGAGGAAGCTAAAGTTGCTGTCCGCGGTGTGAGACGTGATTCTATAGAGCGTTTTAAGAAACAGAAGAAGGCCGGAGAAATTACCGAAGACGGTCTTCTTGACCTTGAGGATGATATTCAAAAGCTCACTGACAGATATATTAAGCTTATTGATACAATAGTTAAAGAAAAAGAAGATGAGATTTTAGAAGTATAG
- a CDS encoding COG2426 family protein — protein MTEPIMTYIWTFILAVMPISEIRGSIIYGLSQVDHNFLNILFIYVLSVIANFLPVPFILLAFRPIIKWLKKTKLLGKFATWLEARTHRKAGDISRKSSKAAAVAIYIFVSIPFPTTGAWTGSMIAGLLDMRAKYALPAVLLGIMTSGAIMTLLVTGALNLGSFGEWLTH, from the coding sequence ATGACTGAACCTATAATGACTTATATCTGGACTTTTATATTGGCTGTTATGCCTATTTCAGAGATAAGAGGCTCAATAATTTATGGCTTGTCACAAGTCGATCACAACTTTTTGAATATTTTATTTATATACGTTTTATCTGTTATTGCTAACTTTTTACCTGTTCCGTTTATTCTATTAGCGTTCCGCCCTATTATAAAGTGGTTGAAAAAGACCAAATTGTTGGGCAAGTTCGCTACATGGCTTGAAGCAAGAACACATAGAAAGGCCGGGGATATATCCAGAAAAAGCTCAAAGGCGGCGGCTGTTGCGATATATATATTTGTTTCAATACCTTTTCCCACAACGGGAGCGTGGACAGGTTCAATGATTGCCGGGCTTCTTGATATGAGAGCAAAATATGCATTGCCGGCAGTGCTTTTGGGAATAATGACCAGCGGAGCTATAATGACTTTGCTTGTTACCGGCGCTCTTAATTTAGGTTCGTTCGGCGAATGGCTTACACATTAA
- the pyrH gene encoding UMP kinase, with product MKPKYKRIMIKLSGEAMAGDEGFGLDHNKIDAIAKEIKKCYDMGTEIGIVIGGGNFWRGRDGEGMDRSRADHMGMLATVINCLAMLDALEQLGVEARVQTAIEMRQIAEPYIRLRAGRHLEKGRVVIFGCGTGNPFFSTDTAAALRAAEIGAEVILLAKKIDGVYDSDPNINPDAKKFDKLSFMDVLNKGLGVMDTTAATLCMDNNIPLLVFGLDEPENIVKVLCGENIGTIVS from the coding sequence ATGAAACCGAAATACAAAAGAATAATGATAAAGTTAAGCGGAGAAGCGATGGCTGGAGACGAAGGCTTTGGTCTTGATCATAATAAGATTGACGCTATAGCTAAAGAGATAAAAAAATGTTATGATATGGGAACAGAGATAGGCATAGTCATCGGCGGCGGTAACTTTTGGAGAGGCCGCGACGGCGAGGGTATGGATCGTTCAAGAGCCGATCATATGGGTATGCTTGCTACTGTTATAAATTGTCTCGCTATGCTTGACGCGCTTGAACAGCTGGGCGTTGAAGCCAGGGTTCAAACGGCGATTGAGATGAGACAGATAGCCGAGCCTTACATAAGACTTAGAGCTGGAAGACATTTGGAAAAGGGAAGAGTTGTTATATTTGGCTGCGGAACAGGTAATCCGTTTTTCTCAACTGATACGGCGGCGGCTCTTCGTGCCGCAGAAATAGGCGCTGAGGTTATACTTTTAGCTAAAAAGATAGATGGTGTTTATGACAGCGATCCTAATATAAACCCGGATGCAAAGAAATTTGATAAATTGTCATTTATGGACGTTCTTAATAAGGGATTAGGAGTTATGGACACTACAGCGGCAACGCTTTGTATGGATAATAATATACCTTTGCTGGTATTTGGACTTGATGAACCTGAAAATATTGTTAAGGTTTTGTGCGGCGAGAATATTGGAACTATAGTATCTTAA
- a CDS encoding D-alanyl-D-alanine carboxypeptidase family protein, translated as MKFKRIFSAILILLMSAAICLSPVLIYSENGTSSSDSSTVRTNKEDNSDEEDNSDTNSDVKSDKKTNDDDDRESGTIRGSKPTSTPAAKSSKSASSKATATPEPKAEPTKNPRVGDGGKPILAEQEAAILVNCLNGEVMFEQNSDKQIYPASTTKIMTALLTLEAIDRGEINLNSAFLITPDMLEDLPADGSSMQLKEGEAMTVQYLLEGLMVESGNDAAQALAVIVCGDVPTFVERMNNKAEELGLSGTHYMNVHGLHDEEHYTTAADLCTLSREAMKNKTFRSIVAMSQANIPATDKVGARTLINTNGLLSTLKYPNYFYQYATGIKTGHTSQAGYCLVSSAQKGDLEVIGVVMNCKTEDDRHYDSKNMLAYAIDNYKAVTAITKGDMVGEIKVRFGSGTDHTTLSTNSNIIVTVPEDANSEDLKIETSLPEYMAAPVNEGDKIGTVNVVLNGEVVGSGDLIADFSVKRHPLGFLMQFFSYIWSFWFVKILIVILAAALVIFIIYMIINIRRNIKLAEMRRRSSRSKRPPRR; from the coding sequence GTGAAATTTAAAAGAATTTTTTCAGCTATTTTAATTTTGTTAATGAGTGCAGCAATTTGTCTTTCACCTGTATTGATTTATTCTGAAAACGGAACTTCTTCATCGGATTCATCCACTGTCAGGACAAATAAAGAGGATAATTCGGACGAAGAAGATAATTCAGATACAAATTCTGATGTTAAATCTGATAAGAAGACAAATGATGACGATGATAGGGAGAGCGGTACCATAAGGGGAAGCAAACCTACATCAACTCCGGCCGCAAAATCTTCTAAATCTGCTTCTTCAAAAGCTACAGCAACTCCGGAACCAAAGGCCGAGCCAACTAAAAATCCGAGAGTCGGCGACGGCGGAAAACCGATTTTGGCTGAGCAGGAGGCCGCTATATTAGTAAACTGTCTGAATGGAGAAGTTATGTTTGAACAAAATTCAGACAAACAGATTTATCCTGCCAGCACTACTAAGATAATGACCGCTTTGCTAACTTTAGAAGCAATAGACCGCGGCGAGATAAATTTAAATTCTGCCTTTCTTATAACCCCGGATATGCTTGAAGACTTACCTGCCGACGGTTCCAGTATGCAGCTTAAAGAGGGCGAAGCCATGACGGTTCAATATCTGCTCGAGGGACTTATGGTGGAGTCCGGAAACGACGCAGCTCAGGCTTTGGCTGTAATTGTTTGCGGAGATGTTCCAACTTTTGTTGAGAGAATGAATAACAAGGCTGAGGAACTTGGTCTTAGCGGAACTCATTATATGAATGTTCATGGGCTTCATGACGAGGAGCATTATACAACTGCTGCGGATTTATGTACGTTATCAAGAGAAGCTATGAAAAATAAAACTTTTAGGAGTATTGTGGCTATGTCGCAGGCAAATATTCCGGCGACAGATAAAGTTGGGGCAAGAACGCTGATAAACACGAACGGATTGTTGTCAACTTTAAAATATCCCAATTATTTTTACCAGTATGCGACAGGTATAAAGACCGGGCACACGAGCCAGGCTGGGTATTGTTTGGTGTCTTCGGCGCAGAAAGGCGATCTTGAGGTTATCGGTGTCGTTATGAATTGCAAGACAGAGGACGACAGACATTACGATTCAAAAAATATGCTGGCTTATGCTATTGATAATTATAAGGCTGTGACAGCCATAACAAAAGGAGATATGGTCGGCGAGATAAAGGTGCGTTTCGGAAGCGGCACAGACCATACAACATTATCAACCAACAGCAATATTATAGTTACGGTGCCAGAGGACGCAAATTCCGAGGATTTGAAGATAGAGACTTCTCTGCCTGAATATATGGCGGCTCCTGTAAACGAGGGGGACAAGATAGGAACAGTTAACGTTGTTCTTAACGGAGAAGTTGTTGGGAGCGGAGACTTAATAGCTGATTTTTCTGTAAAGCGTCATCCGCTTGGATTTCTTATGCAGTTTTTTAGTTATATATGGAGTTTTTGGTTCGTAAAAATATTAATAGTCATTTTGGCTGCTGCTTTAGTTATATTTATAATTTATATGATAATTAATATAAGAAGAAATATAAAGCTGGCTGAAATGCGCAGAAGAAGTTCACGTTCAAAACGTCCTCCAAGAAGATAA
- a CDS encoding isoprenyl transferase: protein MTVFFKIGRRTAHSGKLDLSRVPKHIGIIMDGNGRWAKRRGLPRRAGHKAGADNLERICDYCNSIGVKALTVYAFSTENWNRPKDEVDALMELLYNYLLTVEEKFKNRNMKLQISGDIAPLSQKIKDAIVHAEEVTSSGDGLVLNIALNYGGRAEIVNAARLAAAAVSERQITVEDITEEYFGGLMYTSNLPEVDLIIRPSGEKRLSNFLLWQAAYAEFWYSDICWPDFTNKDMEQAIIDYQNRDRRFGRI, encoded by the coding sequence ATGACTGTGTTTTTTAAAATAGGGAGGAGAACAGCCCATTCCGGGAAGCTTGATTTAAGCCGTGTGCCGAAACATATTGGTATTATTATGGATGGAAACGGCAGATGGGCAAAAAGAAGAGGTTTGCCAAGAAGGGCCGGACATAAAGCCGGAGCTGATAATCTTGAGAGAATATGTGATTATTGCAACTCAATAGGAGTTAAGGCTTTAACAGTATATGCGTTTTCAACTGAGAATTGGAATCGTCCTAAAGATGAAGTTGACGCGCTGATGGAATTGCTTTATAATTATCTTTTAACTGTTGAAGAGAAGTTTAAGAATAGAAATATGAAGCTTCAAATAAGCGGTGATATTGCTCCTCTTTCTCAGAAAATTAAAGACGCGATTGTTCATGCGGAAGAAGTCACTTCAAGCGGTGATGGACTTGTACTTAATATTGCTTTAAATTATGGCGGCAGAGCGGAGATAGTTAATGCTGCCAGGCTTGCCGCTGCTGCGGTTTCTGAAAGACAAATTACCGTTGAAGATATAACAGAGGAGTATTTTGGAGGGCTTATGTATACTTCGAATCTGCCTGAAGTGGATTTGATAATACGGCCCAGCGGCGAAAAAAGGCTGTCAAATTTTCTTTTATGGCAGGCGGCATATGCTGAGTTTTGGTACAGTGATATATGCTGGCCTGATTTTACAAATAAGGATATGGAGCAGGCGATTATAGATTATCAGAACCGTGACAGACGTTTTGGGCGGATTTGA
- a CDS encoding phosphatidate cytidylyltransferase, with protein sequence MKPSLKMRVLTAAVGVPVIVLILLAPTWVMLCTVILCSLIGIYEFYDAVNMKKEVPLLCLFGFLGTVILPLCAFLLPKQILTCAYGYLVILFLAMLGSNRKIMITDVAMLIISLIYIPFMLSHLLFIRRLDFGNILVWLVFLGAFMTDSCAFFAGKLFGKHKLCPNISPKKTIEGAVGGVIGCGLGFLLFAFIINTFISAYIGGAEMSYMLMFILGVIASFVAQIGDLTASLIKRQFGIKDFGKMFPGHGGMLDRCDSIIMVAPVVFIFAAQISLFI encoded by the coding sequence TTGAAACCGAGTTTAAAGATGAGGGTTTTAACAGCGGCGGTTGGAGTGCCGGTTATTGTTTTGATTTTATTGGCTCCGACTTGGGTTATGCTATGCACGGTTATATTGTGTTCGCTTATTGGAATTTATGAATTCTACGACGCAGTGAATATGAAAAAAGAAGTGCCGCTGCTTTGTCTGTTTGGTTTTTTAGGGACCGTTATACTACCTTTGTGTGCGTTTTTGCTTCCGAAACAAATATTAACATGCGCCTATGGATATCTTGTTATTTTATTTTTGGCAATGCTCGGCAGCAATCGTAAAATAATGATTACAGACGTGGCAATGCTGATTATAAGCCTTATCTATATTCCTTTTATGCTGTCTCATCTCCTTTTTATAAGACGTTTAGATTTTGGAAATATATTGGTTTGGCTCGTGTTTCTAGGTGCGTTTATGACTGATTCGTGTGCATTTTTTGCCGGAAAGCTCTTTGGAAAGCATAAGCTTTGCCCAAATATCAGCCCCAAAAAGACAATTGAGGGAGCTGTCGGCGGAGTTATAGGCTGCGGCCTTGGATTTTTGCTGTTTGCTTTTATTATTAATACTTTTATTTCAGCATATATAGGCGGAGCAGAAATGAGTTATATGCTTATGTTTATTTTGGGTGTAATAGCGTCTTTTGTTGCTCAAATCGGCGACCTTACAGCGTCGCTTATTAAGAGGCAGTTTGGAATAAAAGATTTTGGAAAAATGTTCCCGGGTCATGGAGGAATGCTTGACAGATGCGACAGTATAATAATGGTTGCTCCGGTTGTTTTTATTTTTGCAGCTCAGATAAGTTTGTTTATATAA
- a CDS encoding 1-deoxy-D-xylulose-5-phosphate reductoisomerase, whose amino-acid sequence MDLRVSILGSTGSIGTQALEVIDDLKGIKNIHVIGISGNKNIRLLEEQARKYHPKLVAVPNEDDAKQLKISLADTSVEVVSGSEGLSMVSADSDVDMVLSAIVGFAGLVPTMQAIKCGKDIALANKETLVTAGNLFMEAIAENNVRLLPVDSEHSAIFQSMLAGNHREVKKILLTASGGPFFGKTRTELVNVTKSDALKHPNWDMGAKITIDSATLMNKGLEVIEAKWLFGVDIDDIEVVVHRESIIHSMVEFCDNSIIGQMSLPSMKHPIQYAFTYPERLPSADMQVNFKELGKMTFYEPDRKTFRCLDLAEKAGKIGGTMPTIINAANEAAVNGFLNGKVKFLEIAEIAESAMSEFSSIQNPSLNDIIETDREVRETICQRF is encoded by the coding sequence TTGGATTTAAGAGTTTCAATATTAGGCTCAACGGGTTCTATAGGAACCCAGGCACTTGAAGTAATAGATGATTTAAAAGGTATAAAAAATATTCACGTTATTGGTATTTCCGGGAATAAGAATATAAGGCTTTTGGAGGAGCAGGCCAGAAAATATCATCCAAAGCTGGTTGCTGTTCCGAATGAGGATGACGCGAAACAATTGAAAATATCTCTTGCTGATACATCTGTAGAAGTTGTGTCAGGTTCTGAAGGGCTGTCAATGGTTTCCGCAGACTCGGATGTTGATATGGTTTTGTCAGCTATTGTTGGATTTGCGGGGCTTGTTCCGACAATGCAGGCTATTAAATGCGGCAAGGACATAGCTCTTGCCAATAAAGAGACGCTTGTAACCGCAGGTAATCTTTTTATGGAAGCAATAGCAGAAAATAATGTGCGTCTGCTTCCGGTTGACAGTGAGCATTCTGCAATATTTCAAAGTATGCTTGCCGGAAATCACAGAGAGGTAAAAAAAATATTGCTCACCGCTTCGGGCGGACCATTTTTTGGAAAGACGAGAACTGAATTAGTGAATGTAACGAAAAGTGACGCGCTAAAACATCCTAACTGGGATATGGGAGCTAAAATTACAATTGACAGCGCTACGCTTATGAATAAAGGCCTAGAGGTTATAGAGGCGAAATGGCTGTTTGGCGTGGATATTGATGATATTGAAGTCGTTGTTCACAGAGAGAGCATAATACATTCTATGGTAGAATTTTGTGATAACAGTATAATAGGGCAAATGTCTCTACCTTCTATGAAGCATCCAATTCAGTATGCGTTTACGTATCCTGAAAGACTTCCGTCTGCTGATATGCAGGTTAATTTTAAGGAATTGGGTAAAATGACTTTTTATGAGCCTGACCGTAAAACTTTCAGGTGTCTTGATTTAGCAGAAAAGGCAGGAAAAATTGGAGGAACCATGCCAACTATAATTAACGCGGCAAATGAAGCGGCAGTTAATGGTTTTCTTAATGGGAAGGTGAAATTTTTAGAGATTGCAGAGATTGCAGAGAGCGCTATGAGCGAGTTTAGTTCGATTCAGAATCCTTCCCTAAACGATATTATTGAGACTGACAGAGAGGTGCGTGAGACTATATGTCAACGTTTTTAA